In Musa acuminata AAA Group cultivar baxijiao chromosome BXJ3-9, Cavendish_Baxijiao_AAA, whole genome shotgun sequence, a single genomic region encodes these proteins:
- the LOC135649245 gene encoding protein CUP-SHAPED COTYLEDON 3-like — protein MEEVEVLWELIGDDVSEQGLPPGFRFHPTDEELVTFYLASKVFNGGFCGVDIVEVDLNRCEPWELPEVAKIGEREWYFFSLRDRKYPTGLRTNRATGAGYWKATGKDREVHSATSGALVGMKKTLVFYKGRAPRGEKTKWVLHEYRLDGEYYCRLACKEEWVMCRIFHKSAGDHRKSQYYPNHAFLLDPSSSSNPCFPPFLDLPHLQDPIHSLLQSGKLPPFNFYQEPNSLFPLLPLPSTTTTLPSLHETRCSSNDDRSFQPPQQEETGIPSWLDPYLQNPLLYEMGLPPLGLGGVVHHDLTFMDETAAGESGPLVS, from the exons ATGGAGGAAGTGGAAGTGCTGTGGGAGTTAATCGGAGACGACGTTTCCGAGCAAGGGCTACCTCCTGGTTTCAGGTTTCACCCAACAGATGAAGAGCTTGTCACCTTCTACTTAGCCTCCAAGGTCTTCAACGGGGGTTTCTGCGGTGTGGACATTGTTGAGGTCGATCTTAACAGATGTGAGCCGTGGGAGCTCCCAG AGGTGGCGAAGATAGGGGAGAgggagtggtacttcttcagcctAAGAGACAGGAAGTATCCGACGGGGCTGAGGACCAACAGGGCCACCGGGGCCGGCTACTGGAAGGCTACCGGCAAGGACCGGGAGGTGCACAGCGCCACCAGCGGTGCCCTCGTGGGCATGAAGAAGACCCTGGTCTTCTACAAGGGGAGGGCTCCACGCGGGGAGAAGACCAAGTGGGTCCTACACGAGTATCGCCTCGACGGGGAATACTACTGCCGCCTCGCCTGCAAG GAGGAATGGGTGATGTGCAGAATATTTCACAAGTCAGCAGGAGATCATAGGAAGAGTCAATACTACCCAAACCACGCCTTCCTCTTGgacccttcctcctcttccaacCCTTGCTTTCCCCCATTCCTCGACCTGCCACACCTGCAAGACCCCATCCACAGCCTCCTTCAAAGCGGTAAACTTCCACCCTTCAACTTCTACCAAGAACCCAACTCACTCTTCCCCCTCCTTCCCCTGCCATCAACAACTACCACACTTCCATCCCTACATGAAACGCGATGCTCTTCCAACGACGACCGGAGCTTCCAGCCACCACAACAAGAAGAGACAGGGATCCCTAGTTGGCTCGATCCTTACCTCCAGAACCCTCTACTATACGAAATGGGTCTGCCTCCGCTTGGGCTAGGAGGAGTTGTTCATCACGACCTAACCTTCATGGACGAGACTGCAGCAGGAGAATCTGGACCCCTGGTTTCTTAA